The Dehalococcoidia bacterium genome has a segment encoding these proteins:
- a CDS encoding ATP-dependent Clp protease ATP-binding subunit has product MADRFEKFTERARRVLTLAQEEALRFNHNYIGTEHILLGLVREGEGVAAKVLANLGVDLNKVRSAVEFIIGRGDKAVTGEIGLTPRARKVIELAVDEARRLGHHYIGTEHLLLGLVREGEGIAAGVLESLGVSLEKVRAEVSRVLSQSMPQQGGPQASRAPARTPTLDQLGVDLTALARQGKLDPVIGRDREIERVVQILSRRTKNNPVLIGEPGVGKTAIVEALAQRIIRGDVPEMLQGKRIVTLDIGALVAGTKYRGEFEERLKKVIEELKTAGNCILFIDEMHMLVGAGAAEGAVDAANILKPSLARGEIQVIGATTLDDYRKHIEKDAALERRLQPIVVNEPTVEETLEILRGIKHRYEEHHGLFIADEALKAAAELAARYVPDRFLPDKAIDLVDEAASRVRIRRSYAPPSLQEAMKGLESLRREKEQAIAQQQYEYAAELRDREVKLQERIKQLEAGWRSQRQEERPTVTAEDICEVVSMWTGIPVTRIASEESQRLLKMEEALHEKVIGQDEAIRTVARAVRRARAGLKDPRRPIGVFMFLGPTGVGKTYLARALAEFMFGSEDAMIRLDMSEFMEKHNVSRLIGAPPGYVGYEDAAQLTDTVRRKPHCLILLDEIEKAHPDVFNMLLQIFDDGHLTDAKGRRVDFRNTIIIMTSNVGSDLIRKEQVLGFATKREEAQTFQEQYERMKEKVLQAMKQVFRPEFLNRLDAVVVFHPLTKEHIRKIVEKEIREIEQRVALKGISIEITDAAKDWLGEKGFDPVFGARPLRRVLQNEIEDRLSEAILEGRFGEGDTVRIDVQDGEIVLLNVSQPALT; this is encoded by the coding sequence ATGGCCGATCGTTTCGAGAAGTTCACTGAGCGTGCCCGGAGGGTCCTCACTCTGGCGCAGGAGGAGGCCCTCCGTTTCAACCACAACTACATAGGGACCGAGCACATCCTCCTGGGCCTGGTCAGGGAAGGGGAGGGTGTGGCCGCCAAGGTGCTGGCCAACCTGGGGGTGGACCTCAACAAGGTCCGCTCGGCGGTGGAGTTCATCATCGGCCGGGGCGACAAGGCCGTCACCGGTGAGATCGGTCTCACCCCCAGGGCCCGCAAGGTCATCGAGCTGGCGGTGGACGAGGCCCGCCGCCTGGGCCACCACTACATCGGCACCGAGCACCTGCTCCTGGGCCTGGTGCGCGAGGGCGAGGGCATCGCCGCCGGCGTGCTGGAGAGCCTGGGCGTGAGCCTGGAGAAGGTGCGGGCCGAGGTCTCCCGCGTCCTCTCCCAGAGCATGCCGCAGCAGGGAGGGCCACAGGCGTCCCGCGCCCCGGCTCGCACCCCCACCCTGGACCAGCTGGGCGTGGACCTGACGGCCCTGGCCCGCCAGGGCAAGCTCGACCCCGTCATCGGCCGCGACCGCGAGATCGAGCGGGTGGTCCAGATCCTCTCCCGGCGCACCAAGAACAACCCCGTCCTCATCGGCGAGCCGGGGGTGGGCAAGACGGCCATCGTCGAGGCGCTGGCCCAGCGCATCATCCGCGGCGACGTTCCCGAGATGCTGCAGGGCAAGCGCATCGTCACCCTGGACATCGGCGCCCTGGTGGCCGGCACCAAGTACCGGGGCGAGTTCGAGGAGCGCCTCAAGAAGGTCATCGAGGAGCTGAAGACGGCCGGCAACTGCATCCTCTTCATCGACGAGATGCACATGCTGGTGGGTGCTGGCGCCGCCGAGGGGGCGGTGGACGCAGCCAACATCCTCAAGCCCTCCCTGGCCCGCGGCGAGATCCAGGTCATCGGCGCCACCACCCTGGACGACTACCGCAAGCACATCGAGAAGGACGCCGCCCTGGAGCGGCGGCTGCAGCCCATCGTGGTCAACGAGCCCACGGTGGAGGAGACGCTGGAGATCCTGCGGGGCATCAAGCACCGCTACGAGGAGCACCACGGCCTCTTCATCGCCGATGAGGCTCTGAAGGCGGCGGCGGAGCTGGCGGCGCGCTACGTGCCCGACCGCTTCCTGCCCGACAAGGCCATCGACCTGGTGGACGAGGCTGCCTCCCGAGTGCGGATCCGCCGCTCCTACGCTCCGCCCTCCCTCCAGGAGGCCATGAAGGGCCTGGAGAGCCTGCGGCGGGAGAAGGAGCAGGCCATCGCCCAGCAGCAATACGAGTACGCCGCCGAGCTGCGGGACCGGGAGGTCAAGCTCCAGGAGCGCATCAAGCAGCTGGAGGCGGGCTGGCGCAGCCAGCGCCAGGAGGAGCGCCCGACCGTCACCGCCGAGGACATCTGCGAAGTAGTGTCCATGTGGACTGGCATCCCGGTGACCCGCATCGCCTCCGAGGAGTCTCAGCGGCTGCTGAAGATGGAGGAGGCGCTGCACGAGAAGGTCATCGGTCAGGACGAGGCCATCCGCACGGTGGCCAGGGCGGTGCGGCGTGCCCGCGCCGGCCTGAAGGACCCGCGGCGTCCCATCGGCGTATTCATGTTCCTGGGGCCCACGGGCGTGGGGAAGACCTACCTGGCCCGCGCCCTGGCGGAGTTCATGTTCGGGTCCGAGGACGCCATGATCCGCCTGGACATGAGCGAGTTCATGGAGAAGCACAACGTGTCCAGGCTCATCGGGGCGCCGCCGGGCTACGTGGGCTACGAGGACGCCGCCCAGCTAACCGACACGGTGCGGCGCAAGCCTCACTGCCTCATCCTGCTGGACGAGATCGAGAAGGCCCACCCGGACGTCTTCAACATGCTGCTGCAGATCTTCGACGACGGTCACCTGACCGACGCCAAGGGGCGGCGGGTGGACTTCCGCAACACCATCATCATCATGACCTCCAACGTGGGCTCCGACCTCATCCGCAAGGAGCAGGTGCTGGGCTTCGCCACCAAGCGGGAGGAGGCCCAGACCTTCCAGGAGCAGTACGAGCGGATGAAGGAGAAGGTGCTCCAGGCCATGAAGCAGGTCTTCCGGCCGGAGTTCCTCAACCGCCTGGACGCGGTGGTGGTCTTCCACCCGCTGACCAAGGAGCACATCCGCAAGATCGTGGAGAAGGAGATCCGCGAGATCGAGCAGCGGGTGGCCCTGAAGGGCATCAGCATCGAGATAACCGACGCCGCCAAGGACTGGCTGGGGGAGAAGGGGTTCGACCCTGTGTTCGGCGCCCGACCCCTGCGCCGCGTCCTCCAGAACGAGATCGAGGACCGGCTGTCGGAGGCCATCCTGGAAGGGCGCTTCGGCGAGGGCGATACCGTCCGCATCGATGTCCAGGACGGCGAGATCGTCCTGCTGAACGTGTCCCAGCCGGCCCTGACCTAG
- a CDS encoding twin-arginine translocase TatA/TatE family subunit: MPFLLFQGLGPTELLIIFAIIVVLFGASRIADIGGAIGRAIREFRREIREPDDQRPKVQDRERRQVPGPEARREDRPDFRH, translated from the coding sequence ATGCCGTTCCTGTTGTTCCAGGGCCTGGGACCGACGGAGCTGCTCATCATCTTCGCCATAATCGTGGTGCTGTTCGGGGCCTCCCGCATAGCTGACATCGGCGGCGCCATAGGCCGTGCCATCCGCGAGTTCCGACGGGAGATACGGGAGCCCGACGATCAGCGGCCCAAGGTCCAGGATCGGGAGCGCCGTCAGGTGCCCGGCCCCGAGGCCCGTCGCGAGGACAGGCCCGACTTCCGCCACTAG
- a CDS encoding acyl-CoA dehydrogenase family protein, with amino-acid sequence MDFAFPPEVAQFREEFRRYLDNVVTPELMHELRSRDSLESTGPLARAFMRRLGEDGYLGIGWPKEYGGGGKNPLFTYIVRYELDYRGLPYPLLSISTVGPTLMRVGTEEQKREILPKILRAEITFAVGYTEPEAGTDLASLKTRAVREGDEYVINGQKIFTSLAQEADYIWLACRTDPEAPKHKGISIILVPTNAEGFSVKPLYLSTGGRTNITYYDNVRVPVKNLVGEENRGWYYITTQLDFERVAISPVAQLERVFDSLCDLLREAPPQGNGRHALRTVLAEQASTVYVLKVMDLRIAAMISEGEVPVAEASLIKVLANECRIKLLSAAMSILGPRALLRRDSPLAIKDRAGMTFESQLRGSLINLFGGGNNDIQRDLIANHGLKLPR; translated from the coding sequence ATGGACTTCGCCTTTCCGCCTGAGGTGGCCCAGTTCCGCGAGGAGTTCCGTCGCTACCTGGACAACGTGGTGACGCCGGAGCTCATGCACGAGCTGCGCTCGCGGGACTCGCTGGAATCTACGGGGCCCCTCGCCCGCGCCTTCATGCGTCGCCTGGGCGAGGACGGCTACCTGGGCATCGGCTGGCCCAAGGAATACGGCGGCGGGGGGAAGAACCCCCTCTTCACCTACATCGTCCGCTACGAACTGGACTACCGTGGCCTTCCCTACCCTCTCCTGAGCATCAGCACCGTGGGGCCCACGCTGATGCGGGTAGGGACCGAGGAGCAGAAGCGGGAGATACTGCCCAAGATCCTTCGGGCCGAGATCACCTTCGCCGTGGGCTACACCGAGCCGGAGGCGGGGACGGACCTGGCCTCCCTCAAGACTCGCGCCGTGCGGGAGGGGGACGAATACGTCATCAACGGCCAGAAGATCTTCACCTCTCTGGCCCAGGAGGCGGACTACATCTGGCTGGCCTGCCGCACCGACCCCGAGGCGCCCAAGCACAAGGGGATATCCATCATCCTGGTGCCCACCAACGCCGAGGGGTTCTCGGTGAAGCCCCTATACCTTTCCACCGGCGGCCGCACCAACATCACCTACTACGACAACGTGCGCGTGCCGGTGAAGAACCTGGTGGGGGAAGAGAACCGGGGCTGGTACTACATCACCACCCAGCTCGACTTCGAGCGGGTGGCCATCAGCCCCGTAGCCCAGCTGGAGCGAGTGTTCGATAGCCTCTGCGACCTGCTGCGGGAGGCCCCGCCCCAGGGGAACGGGCGGCACGCCCTGCGCACCGTGTTGGCGGAACAGGCCAGCACCGTCTACGTGCTCAAGGTGATGGACCTCAGGATAGCGGCCATGATCTCCGAAGGGGAGGTGCCGGTGGCGGAGGCCTCCCTCATCAAGGTGCTGGCCAACGAGTGCCGCATCAAGCTGCTGTCGGCCGCCATGAGCATCCTGGGTCCCCGAGCCCTGCTGCGGCGCGACTCGCCCCTGGCCATCAAGGACCGGGCCGGCATGACCTTCGAGAGTCAGTTGCGGGGCTCCCTCATCAACCTCTTCGGCGGGGGCAACAACGACATCCAGCGCGACCTCATCGCCAACCACGGCCTGAAGCTACCGAGGTGA
- a CDS encoding fumarylacetoacetate hydrolase family protein — MRLVTFLAGGGQPLPGALTEDGIVPLWPEFASVLDLVRGGEEAMQRAQDLLARRPPSHSLRSVRLLAPIPQPPRCLFAVGWNYLAHFHESSSQGRAQELPQHPTFFTKPTTVVAGPYDDLPYDPQLSPQWDYEAELAVVIGRGGRSIPEAEAMAHVFGYMAANDITARDLQRRHGGQWLKGKAMDRSCPLGPCLVTADEVPDPHALVLRCWVNGQLRQEASTAQMVFTLPRLIAELSWGMTLLPGDILLTGTPEGVGFARNPPLFLQAGDEVVVSIDGIGELRNRLTPFPLSRYERL; from the coding sequence ATGCGTCTGGTGACCTTCCTGGCCGGGGGCGGCCAGCCCCTGCCCGGCGCCCTGACGGAAGACGGCATCGTGCCCCTGTGGCCCGAGTTCGCCTCCGTCCTGGACCTGGTGCGCGGGGGGGAGGAGGCCATGCAGAGGGCCCAGGACCTCCTGGCCCGCCGTCCCCCATCCCACAGCCTGCGGTCGGTAAGGCTGCTGGCGCCCATACCCCAGCCACCCCGCTGTCTCTTCGCCGTGGGCTGGAACTATCTGGCCCACTTCCATGAGTCCAGCTCCCAGGGGCGCGCCCAGGAGCTGCCCCAGCACCCCACCTTTTTTACCAAGCCCACCACCGTGGTGGCCGGCCCCTACGATGACCTGCCTTACGACCCGCAGCTCTCGCCCCAGTGGGACTACGAGGCCGAGCTGGCGGTGGTCATCGGCCGCGGGGGTCGCAGCATACCCGAGGCCGAGGCCATGGCCCATGTCTTCGGCTACATGGCCGCCAACGACATCACCGCCCGCGACCTGCAGCGCCGCCACGGCGGCCAGTGGCTCAAGGGGAAGGCCATGGACCGCTCCTGCCCCCTGGGGCCCTGCCTGGTGACGGCCGACGAGGTGCCCGACCCCCACGCCCTGGTGCTCCGCTGCTGGGTCAACGGCCAGCTACGCCAGGAGGCCAGCACCGCCCAGATGGTCTTCACCCTTCCCCGCCTCATCGCCGAGCTCTCCTGGGGCATGACCCTGTTGCCCGGGGACATCCTTCTCACCGGGACGCCCGAGGGGGTGGGCTTCGCCCGCAACCCTCCCCTCTTCCTGCAGGCCGGCGACGAGGTGGTGGTCAGCATCGATGGCATCGGCGAGCTGCGCAACCGCCTGACGCCCTTCCCCCTTTCCCGCTACGAGCGGCTGTGA
- the radA gene encoding DNA repair protein RadA — translation MSSKGRAQSLFVCQECGRESAKWLGRCPDCGSWNTFLEAAPAPAGGHAPAVPVQVSAVPQDGEERLVLGLGEFDRVLGGGLVAGSLVLIGGDPGIGKSTLVLQVAALAARAGGRPVLYVSGEESARQVSMRARRLGLVGAGLYLLAETELEAALKAAEALSPSLLVVDSIQTVYWGGLPQPAGSVVQLRQCALKLLQWAKSTGVPVILVGHVTKEGELAGPKVLEHMVDVVLYLEGERFSSYRVLRGAKNRFGSVAEVGVFEMWGEGMVEVANPSELFLSERAQDGIGSAVVPVMEGSRPLLVEVQALTSPTVAPAPRRTANGLDYNRLVLVAAVLSRRLGLPLANQDIIASVVGGLRVQEPAADLALALAIVSSQRDRPLPADLVAVGEVGLSGELRSVPHLERRLLEAERLGFRRAVLPRSALQRGLRCRLELAPAATLREAVRLALA, via the coding sequence GTGAGTTCTAAGGGGCGGGCACAGTCCCTGTTCGTCTGCCAGGAGTGCGGGCGGGAGAGCGCCAAGTGGCTGGGGCGCTGCCCCGACTGCGGCTCCTGGAACACCTTCCTCGAGGCGGCTCCTGCTCCTGCAGGCGGCCATGCCCCAGCCGTCCCGGTCCAGGTCTCGGCCGTCCCCCAGGACGGGGAGGAGAGGCTGGTCCTGGGGCTGGGCGAGTTCGACCGGGTTCTGGGGGGTGGGCTGGTGGCGGGCTCGCTGGTGCTCATCGGCGGCGACCCTGGCATCGGCAAGTCCACCCTCGTGCTGCAGGTGGCGGCGCTGGCCGCCCGTGCTGGGGGCCGCCCCGTCCTCTACGTATCGGGCGAGGAGTCGGCACGGCAGGTGTCCATGCGGGCCCGTCGCCTGGGGCTGGTGGGGGCTGGTCTGTACCTCCTCGCCGAGACGGAGCTGGAGGCGGCTTTGAAGGCCGCTGAGGCCCTCTCGCCCTCCCTGCTGGTGGTGGACTCCATTCAGACGGTCTACTGGGGCGGCCTGCCCCAGCCAGCGGGGAGCGTCGTGCAGCTGCGCCAGTGCGCCCTCAAGCTCCTGCAGTGGGCCAAGAGCACCGGGGTGCCGGTGATCCTGGTGGGCCACGTGACCAAGGAAGGCGAGCTGGCCGGCCCCAAGGTGCTGGAGCACATGGTGGACGTGGTGCTCTACCTGGAGGGGGAGCGCTTCAGCAGCTACCGAGTCCTGAGGGGTGCCAAGAACCGCTTCGGCTCGGTGGCCGAGGTGGGCGTGTTCGAAATGTGGGGTGAAGGGATGGTGGAGGTAGCCAACCCCTCGGAGCTGTTCCTGTCGGAGCGGGCCCAGGACGGCATAGGCTCGGCTGTAGTGCCGGTGATGGAGGGCAGCCGCCCCCTGCTGGTGGAGGTGCAGGCCCTCACCAGCCCTACCGTGGCCCCTGCCCCCCGCCGCACCGCTAACGGGCTGGACTACAACCGTCTGGTGCTGGTGGCGGCCGTGCTGTCGCGGCGCCTGGGGCTGCCTCTGGCCAACCAGGACATCATCGCCTCGGTGGTGGGAGGCCTGCGCGTTCAGGAGCCGGCGGCCGACCTGGCCCTGGCCCTGGCTATCGTCTCCAGCCAGCGCGACCGTCCCCTGCCAGCGGACCTGGTAGCTGTGGGCGAGGTGGGGCTTTCGGGCGAGCTGAGGTCGGTGCCCCACCTGGAGCGTCGGCTTCTGGAGGCGGAGCGCCTGGGCTTCCGCAGGGCCGTTCTGCCCCGCTCCGCCCTGCAGCGGGGCCTGCGTTGCCGCCTGGAGCTGGCCCCGGCCGCCACGCTGCGGGAGGCCGTGCGCCTGGCCCTGGCCTAA
- a CDS encoding peptidylprolyl isomerase: MAAVGFGGLTGGGTSNPRPEPTPGATPTPTPQLPGVKTYPGPQQVVDPSKSYTAVIRTTKGEIRVRLYADKAPLAVNSFVFLAREGFYDGLLFHIVRKDPAYAFAQTGDPTCRADGALVCSGAGGPGYTLPLERNDLTHRRGAVALAPIAGGTDLSGSQFYILLGDQPRLDGRDTVFGEVVAGMDVVEALTERNPCFQRHSRDNPCQEQPPPGDAILGIAIQEG; encoded by the coding sequence ATGGCGGCGGTGGGCTTCGGGGGCCTCACGGGGGGCGGCACCAGCAACCCACGGCCCGAGCCTACGCCCGGGGCCACCCCCACGCCGACGCCGCAGCTGCCGGGCGTGAAGACATATCCCGGCCCCCAGCAGGTGGTGGACCCCAGCAAGTCCTACACCGCCGTCATCCGCACCACCAAGGGCGAGATCCGCGTTCGTCTCTACGCCGATAAGGCACCCCTGGCCGTCAACAGCTTCGTCTTCCTGGCGCGGGAAGGCTTTTACGATGGCCTCCTGTTCCATATCGTGCGCAAGGACCCGGCCTACGCCTTCGCCCAGACGGGAGACCCCACCTGTCGGGCCGATGGCGCCCTGGTCTGCAGCGGCGCCGGAGGCCCGGGCTACACCCTTCCCCTGGAGCGGAACGACCTGACTCACCGCCGCGGCGCCGTGGCCCTGGCCCCCATAGCCGGCGGCACTGACCTGAGCGGCAGCCAGTTCTACATCCTGCTGGGCGACCAGCCCCGGCTGGACGGACGCGACACCGTCTTCGGTGAGGTAGTGGCGGGCATGGACGTGGTGGAGGCCCTGACCGAACGCAACCCCTGCTTCCAGAGGCACAGTCGGGACAACCCCTGTCAGGAGCAGCCGCCCCCCGGCGATGCCATCCTGGGCATCGCCATACAGGAGGGCTGA
- a CDS encoding S1 RNA-binding domain-containing protein: MSAPPQPEESTPEPQESMAQLLGTYTAYPHLRRGDIVDGTIVGFTREGVLVDLGAKTEGVIPRSEMTCLGPGGEASLKVGDQVSVYVLRPETADGQILLSLDRARGEQGWQILHERYQRGEAFQAPVVGHNRGGLILNAEGVRAFLPISQLVPDPELPSRDLSRWVGRWLTVKVLELNRRRGRAILSQRAALEEQRSHLREQLLHELQEGQVRRGRVTSVRDFGVFVDLGGVEGLVPVSELSWDATPPPPHSICRVGDEVEVFVMRIDQETGRVSLSLRRAQGEQWEAIVAHLKEGDVLPGLVTKLTNFGAFVRLSGKVEGLIHISEMSERHLQHPGELVREGDIVPVKVLRIERDRRRLSLSLRQARPEAEAQGWAFDQNGAVVFVPPEMRAAVQPQNGPQGE; encoded by the coding sequence TTGTCGGCACCTCCCCAGCCCGAAGAGAGCACCCCCGAGCCCCAGGAGAGCATGGCCCAGCTCCTGGGCACCTACACCGCCTACCCCCACCTGCGCCGCGGCGACATCGTCGACGGCACCATCGTCGGCTTCACCCGGGAGGGCGTCCTGGTGGACCTGGGCGCCAAGACGGAGGGGGTCATCCCCCGCAGCGAGATGACCTGCCTCGGCCCGGGAGGCGAGGCCTCCCTCAAGGTGGGCGACCAGGTGAGCGTCTACGTCCTCCGCCCCGAAACGGCCGATGGCCAGATCCTCCTCTCCCTGGACAGGGCCCGCGGCGAGCAGGGCTGGCAGATCCTGCACGAGCGCTACCAGCGGGGGGAGGCCTTCCAGGCCCCGGTGGTGGGGCACAACCGGGGTGGCCTCATCCTCAATGCCGAAGGGGTGCGTGCCTTCCTGCCCATCTCCCAGCTGGTGCCCGACCCTGAGCTGCCCAGCCGAGACCTCTCCCGCTGGGTGGGGCGCTGGCTCACCGTCAAGGTGCTGGAGCTGAACCGCCGGCGGGGGAGGGCCATCCTCTCCCAGAGGGCGGCCCTGGAGGAACAGCGGAGCCATTTGCGGGAACAGCTCTTGCACGAGCTGCAGGAGGGGCAAGTGCGGCGGGGACGGGTCACCAGCGTGCGCGACTTCGGCGTATTCGTGGACTTGGGCGGGGTGGAGGGGCTGGTGCCCGTCTCGGAGCTGAGCTGGGATGCCACCCCACCGCCGCCCCACTCCATCTGCCGAGTGGGGGACGAGGTGGAAGTCTTCGTCATGCGCATCGACCAGGAGACGGGAAGGGTGAGCCTATCCCTGCGTCGCGCCCAGGGCGAACAGTGGGAGGCCATTGTCGCCCACCTGAAGGAGGGCGACGTGCTGCCGGGCCTCGTCACCAAGCTGACCAACTTCGGCGCCTTCGTGCGCCTCAGCGGCAAAGTGGAGGGCCTCATCCACATCTCGGAGATGTCCGAGCGTCACCTGCAGCACCCGGGCGAACTGGTGCGAGAGGGCGACATCGTCCCGGTGAAGGTGCTGCGCATCGAGCGCGACCGTCGGCGCCTCAGCCTGTCGCTGCGTCAGGCACGGCCCGAGGCCGAGGCCCAGGGATGGGCCTTCGACCAGAACGGGGCCGTGGTCTTCGTTCCCCCTGAGATGCGGGCCGCCGTGCAGCCCCAGAACGGCCCACAGGGGGAGTAG
- a CDS encoding acyl-CoA/acyl-ACP dehydrogenase, translating into MQFADSDTQRLLRETARAYFRDRYPLERLFALERGDVALERSDIGEYAQLGWLGLLVPEEEGGAGASLLDAGVLVEEAGYAAVPSPLPQAFVASYVLRRAAALHEDLKEHLRRLARGDGFYGVAYTDYGWRPREGGDGGGLALRDGRLRGQLLLVPFAHVLDWVLAPISEDGSQALGLLPLAGARLEPQHLVDLRPVCRVLFDGLPLGGGAVIARGEEARGLREEMEALIAALANVEMAGIIHRVTAMTSEYISNRIQFGRPIATFQAARHRAAEMYAMAETVRWAAYHSLWEFERDPAASSDIWKAARWTAEAARSVFTNAHMLHGGIGVSLEHPLHLFTHVLMTLPVLEGSRDEMVRRITRALVPELS; encoded by the coding sequence ATGCAGTTCGCCGACTCCGACACCCAACGATTGCTGCGGGAGACGGCCCGCGCCTACTTCCGCGACAGGTATCCTCTGGAGAGGCTTTTCGCCCTGGAGAGGGGCGACGTCGCCCTGGAGCGCTCCGACATCGGCGAGTACGCCCAGCTGGGCTGGCTGGGGCTGCTGGTGCCGGAGGAGGAGGGCGGGGCCGGCGCCTCGCTGCTGGACGCGGGGGTGCTGGTGGAAGAGGCAGGCTACGCCGCCGTTCCCTCCCCCCTGCCCCAGGCCTTCGTGGCTTCCTACGTCCTCCGGCGGGCCGCAGCTCTCCATGAGGACCTGAAGGAGCACCTCCGCCGCCTGGCCAGGGGCGATGGCTTCTACGGGGTGGCCTACACCGACTACGGGTGGCGGCCCAGGGAGGGAGGCGACGGGGGCGGGCTGGCGCTGCGCGACGGTCGCCTTCGGGGCCAGCTCCTGCTGGTGCCCTTCGCCCATGTCCTGGACTGGGTGCTGGCGCCTATCAGCGAGGACGGCTCCCAGGCTCTGGGCCTGCTGCCCCTGGCCGGGGCGCGTCTGGAGCCTCAGCACCTGGTGGACCTGAGGCCTGTCTGTCGGGTCCTGTTCGATGGGCTGCCCTTGGGTGGCGGGGCCGTCATCGCCCGCGGGGAGGAGGCGAGGGGGCTGCGGGAGGAGATGGAGGCCCTCATCGCCGCCCTGGCCAACGTGGAGATGGCGGGCATCATCCACCGCGTCACCGCCATGACCTCGGAGTACATCTCCAACCGCATCCAGTTCGGGCGGCCCATAGCCACCTTCCAGGCGGCGCGACACCGGGCGGCGGAGATGTACGCCATGGCCGAGACGGTGCGCTGGGCTGCCTATCACTCCCTCTGGGAGTTCGAGAGGGACCCCGCCGCCAGCAGCGACATATGGAAGGCTGCCCGCTGGACGGCCGAGGCGGCCCGCTCCGTCTTCACCAACGCCCACATGCTGCACGGCGGCATCGGCGTCAGCCTGGAGCACCCCCTGCACCTGTTCACCCACGTCCTCATGACCCTGCCGGTGCTGGAGGGGAGCCGGGACGAGATGGTGCGCCGCATCACCCGGGCCCTCGTCCCCGAGCTGTCATGA